A single genomic interval of Alteromonas sp. CI.11.F.A3 harbors:
- the tusD gene encoding sulfurtransferase complex subunit TusD — protein MAHYSILVTSSPYEGQHAQRAVSFIKSAIAQGHTVNNIFFYGQGVHHANGFMVEVGDEFYPLNGWQALKNDHNITLLLCITAAVKRGVIGEQEAASAGVSAANVADGFEQAGLGEFFTALHDCDKVVQF, from the coding sequence GTCACAAGCTCCCCTTACGAAGGCCAACATGCTCAGCGTGCGGTTTCCTTTATTAAAAGTGCAATTGCACAAGGGCATACTGTTAATAACATCTTCTTTTATGGCCAAGGTGTGCACCATGCTAATGGCTTCATGGTGGAAGTGGGTGATGAATTCTATCCACTTAACGGGTGGCAGGCGCTCAAAAACGACCATAATATTACCCTGCTGCTTTGTATTACTGCCGCGGTTAAACGCGGAGTCATTGGCGAGCAGGAAGCCGCTAGTGCTGGCGTGTCAGCTGCTAACGTGGCAGATGGGTTTGAACAAGCAGGTTTAGGTGAGTTTTTTACCGCACTTCATGACTGCGATAAGGTGGTACAGTTTTAA
- a CDS encoding DsrE family protein, giving the protein MATLLIRFTQAPYQSSASQDGLDFALAATNYGHEIIVLFEHQGVLQLNKTDSVRGTKNHSKRLGSLPFFDIEECYVCEESLKLSALNNEKHELIAQLDASLLSIDEKLALCARVDHVVTF; this is encoded by the coding sequence ATGGCTACTTTACTGATTCGTTTTACGCAAGCCCCTTATCAATCTAGCGCTAGTCAAGACGGGCTAGACTTCGCACTCGCTGCCACCAATTATGGCCATGAGATCATTGTGCTATTTGAACATCAAGGTGTGTTGCAGCTCAATAAGACTGATTCTGTGCGCGGAACAAAAAACCACAGCAAACGGTTAGGCTCCCTGCCCTTTTTCGATATTGAAGAATGTTACGTTTGCGAAGAAAGTTTGAAACTGTCGGCGCTAAATAACGAGAAACATGAATTAATAGCACAACTAGACGCTTCACTGTTATCGATTGATGAAAAGCTAGCACTGTGTGCGCGCGTTGACCACGTGGTGACCTTCTAA
- a CDS encoding DsrH/TusB family sulfur metabolism protein, with amino-acid sequence MLFIVKSYPLNALAIKTLKQAFRSAESDQALVLIDDGVYYAQQTNDGLLSVLAKLSLTNTIDANKDLNGATTSIFALQDDLALRGLSLSESHSVNQTLSHEVSSEDDTVSFTPISMDEFVSLTDTFYPIVYL; translated from the coding sequence ATGCTCTTTATTGTAAAATCTTACCCCTTAAATGCTTTAGCAATCAAAACCTTAAAGCAGGCGTTTAGAAGTGCTGAGTCTGACCAAGCACTAGTTTTAATAGACGATGGTGTGTATTACGCCCAACAGACTAATGACGGTTTGTTAAGCGTTTTAGCGAAATTGAGCCTAACGAACACAATAGATGCCAACAAAGATTTGAATGGTGCCACTACGAGTATATTTGCTTTACAAGATGATCTTGCACTACGTGGCTTAAGCCTTAGTGAGAGCCATAGTGTAAACCAAACACTGAGCCATGAAGTAAGTAGTGAAGACGATACTGTATCTTTCACGCCAATATCGATGGATGAGTTTGTATCACTGACTGATACTTTTTATCCTATTGTATACTTATAA